A single region of the Chionomys nivalis chromosome 23, mChiNiv1.1, whole genome shotgun sequence genome encodes:
- the LOC130865157 gene encoding LOW QUALITY PROTEIN: melanoma-associated antigen D1-like (The sequence of the model RefSeq protein was modified relative to this genomic sequence to represent the inferred CDS: inserted 1 base in 1 codon; deleted 1 base in 1 codon; substituted 1 base at 1 genomic stop codon) — MGSTKPGQLVLDGIIDQVEQAMGNKPTRPVAQKPDSGAGLHGFQAEAPVEDRALHVQTLMEAIQISEAPPTNQAMAAASGQNASPQSSQPPTANEVADTEVSTAAARPKTGFKAQNTKGPNDFSQARNAKEMPKKQSKAAFKSQNGTAKGPNAASEFSQAASAGKSAAKKSEMAFKAQNTKAGPSATYNFSQSPSANEMANNQPKTATKAWNDTTKVSAADAQIRNVNQAKMADLGTSPGISETDGAAAQTSADGSQAQNVESRIIIQGKKTGKINNLNVEENSSADQRRASLASGNWRSAPVPVTTQNPPGTPQNVLWQTPLAXQNLSGWQNQKTKQTPPARQSPPARQTASAWQNPVAWQNPVIWPNPVIWQNPVIWPNPIVWPSPIVWLNPMVWQNTTGWQSPPTWQAPPSWQNPQDWQGPPDWQLPHDWSLSPDWAVPTDWPYPPDWIPADWPIPPDWQNLRPSPNLRSSPNSRASQNQGAPQPRDVALLQERANKLVKYLMLKDYTKVLIKRSEILRDIIREYTDVYPEIIKRACFVLERKFGIQLKEIDEEHLYIPISTPESLAGILGTSKDTPKLGLLLVILGIIFMNGNRASEAVLWDALRKMGLRPGVRHPLLGDPRKLLTYEFVKQKYLDYRQVPNLNPPEYEFLWGLRSYHETSKMKVLRFIAEVQKRDPRDWTAQFMEAADEALDALDAAAAEAEACAEAXTRMGIGDEAVSGPWSWDDIEFELLTWDEEGDFGDPWSRIPFTFWARYHQNARSRFPQAFTGHIIIPSGTATANFAAKFSAIGFFWVE, encoded by the exons ACAAGACCGGTGGCTCAGAAACCGGACAGCGGTGCAGGCCTCCACGGCTTCCAGGCTGAGGCCCCTGTCGAAGACCGCGCCTTACATGTGCAGACCTTGATGGAAGCCATCCAGATCTCCGAGGCTCCACCCACCAACCAGGCCATGGCAGCTGCCAGTGGGCAGAATGCTAGTCCCCAGAGTTCACAGCCTCCAACTGCCAATGAGGTGGCTGATACTGAGGTTTCAACAGCTGCTGCTAGGCCTAAGACAGGCTTTAAAGCTCAGAATACCAAGGGTCCAAATGATTTCTCTCAGGCACGTAATGCCAAGGAAATGCCCAAGAAGCAGTCTAAGGCAGCCTTTAAGTCACAGAATGGCACCGCTAAAGGCCCAAATGCTGCCTCTGAGTTTTCCCAGGCAGCAAGCGCAGGCAAATCAGCAGCTAAAAAGTCTGAAATGGCCTTTAAAGCCCAGAATACTAAGGCAGGCCCCAGTGCCACATACAATTTCTCTCAGTCTCCCAGTGCCAATGAGATGGCCAACAACCAGCCTAAGACAGCTACTAAGGCTTGGAATGATACCACTAAGGTCTCTGCAGCTGATGCCCAGATCCGGAATGTAAACCAGGCCAAGATGGCTGACTTAGGGACCAGCCCAGGTATCTCTGAAACTGATGGCGCAGCTGCACAGACCTCAGCAGATGGCTCCCAGGCTCAGAATGTGGAGTCCCGGATTATAATTCAGGGCAAGAAGACCGGCAAGATTAACAACTTGAATGTGGAGGAGAACAGCAGTGCGGATCAAAGACGGGCCTCACTGGCTTCAGGGAACTGGAGGTCTGCTCCAGTTCCAGTGACCACTCAGAACCCACCTGGCACACCCCAGAATGTGCTGTGGCAGACCCCACTGG TGCAGAACCTGTCAGGCTGGCAAAACCAGAAAACCAAGCAGACCCCACCAGCACGTCAGAGTCCCCCAGCTAGGCAGACAGCATCAGCTTGGCAGAACCCAGTTGCATGGCAGAATCCAGTGATCTGGCCTAACCCAGTGATCTGGCAGAATCCAGTGATATGGCCAAATCCCATTGTCTGGCCCAGTCCAATTGTCTGGCTAAACCCAATGGTCTGGCAGAATACAACTGGATGGCAGTCCCCACCCACCTGGCAGGCT CCACCCAGCTGGCAGAACCCTCAAGATTGGCAAGGCCCTCCAGATTGGCAGTTACCCCATGACTGGTCACTGTCTCCTGACTGGGCAGTTCCCACTGATTGGCCTTATCCACCTGACTGGATCCCTGCCGACTGGCCAATTCCACCTGACTGGCAGAATTTACGACCCTCGCCCAATCTGAGATCCTCCCCCAACTCTCGTGCCTCACAGAACCAGGGTGCACCACAGCCCCGAGATGTGGCCCTTCTTCAGGAAAGAGCAAATAAGTTGGTCAAGTACCTGATGCTTAAAGACTACACGAAGGTGCTCATCAAGCGCTCAGAAATACTGAGGGATATCATCCGAGAATACACTGATGTTTATCCAGAAATCATCAAACGCGCCTGCTTTGTCCTGGAGAGGAAGTTTGGAATTCAGCTGAAGGAAATTGACGAAGAGCACCTGTATATTCCCATCAGTACTCCTGAGTCCCTGGCTGGCATACTGGGAACGTCCAAAGATACACCCAAGCTTGGTCTCCTCTTGGTGATTCTGGGCATTATCTTCATGAATGGCAACCGTGCAAGTGAGGCTGTCCTTTGGGATGCACTGCGCAAGATGGGACTGCGTCCTGGGGTCAGACACCCCCTCCTTGGTGATCCAAGAAAACTTCTTACTTACGAGTTCGTAAAGCAAAAATACCTGGACTACAGACAAGTGCCCAACCTCAACCCTCCTGAGTATGAGTTCCTCTGGGGCCTCCGTTCCTACCATGAGACTAGCAAGATGAAAGTGCTGAGATTCATTGCAGAGGTTCAGAAGAGAGACCCGCGTGACTGGACCGCACAGTTCATGGAAGCTGCAGATGAAGCATTGGATGctctggatgctgctgctgctgaggcagAGGCCTGCGCTGAAGCATGAACCCGCATGGGAATTGGAGATGAGGCTGTGTCTGGGCCCTGGAGCTGGGATGACATCGAGTTTGAGCTGCTGACCTGGGATGAGGAAGGAGATTTTGGAGATCCTTGGTCCAGAATCCCCTTTACCTTCTGGGCCCGATACCACCAGAATGCCCGCTCCAGATTTCCTCAGGCCTTTACTGGCCACATTATCATCCCCAGTGGTACAGCTACTGCCAACTTCGCCGCCAAATTCAGTGCCATTGGCTTCTTCTGGGTTGAGTAA